The DNA segment AAAACAGAAGAAGACATGATGAAGGTACGTAACCTTGGTCGTAAATCATTAGAAGAAGTGCAAGAAAAGTTGGGTGAGCTAGGTTTAGGTCTTCGTAACGAAGAATAAGCCAGCCCCGGCCGTTTCTTTTACGGCTTCTATTATTAATAAGAAACCGATGCAATGGCGATTATATGCTGTTGTTAGGTGATTTTTTCATGTTAAGGACTCTGCTCCAACGAGCAGGCTAAGGGAGGGAAATACACATGGCATACGCAAAACTTGGACGTGATAGTGCTGGTCGTAAAGCATTATTCCGTGATCTTGCTACAGATCTAATTATCAACGAGCGCATCGAAACAACGGAAGCAAAAGCGAAGGAGCTTCGTTCAATCGTTGAGAAAATGATTACACTTGGTAAGCGTGGAGACTTGCATGCTCGTCGTCAGGCAGCTGCATTTGTTCGTCGTGAGGTAGCTGATACAGAAACGAATCAGGATGCAATCCAAAAGTTATTCGCTGATATCGCACCACGCTACGAGGAACGTCAAGGTGGATACACTCGTATTCTTAAAATTGGACCGCGTCGTGGAGACGGTGCACCAATGGTATACATTGAGCTTGTATAACCTGTAACGTTTATATGAGGCGACTAAGGGCAGAAGAGACTGTGAGCATTATTGCTCTGACTCTATTGCCCTTTTTTGTATTCAAAAAAGGGAGCTGAGTGGATGGCTGTTCTCATTGATATCCAAGATCTGCACTATCAATACCCGGGGGCTAGTCATCGCGTACTATCTGGTCTGAATCTAACGATTGAAGAAGGAGAGTTTGTCGCACTTGCTGGGCGAAATGGTTCTGGAAAATCAACGTTGGCACGAATTCTAAACGGGCAACTTCAATCATCAGGTGGGTCTATCCTACTTGGTGGGGAACCACTTACTCCTGCATCAGACAAACAGACCCAACGAAGACGAATTGGGTATGTTTTTCAAAATCCTGATCATCAATTTATCGGGGCAACTGTATGGGATGATCTAGCTTTTGGACTAGAGAATCACTCGGTTCCTCGTGAGAAGATGGTCGAGCAAATGAATCATTACACCAGGTTGTTGAGCTTAGAGGACTTACTGCATAAAGCGCCCCATCAACTCTCAGGTGGCCAGAAGCAACGTGTCGGTCTAGCAGGAATTCTTGTTCTCAAACCAGATGTTATCATTCTAGATGAAGCCACAAGTATGCTTGATCCTAAAGGGCGACATGAAGTCATGGTGGCATTAAAAGAGATATCAAACCAAGGAATCACGATTATAATGATCACTCATGATATGGAAGAGGTCCTGGAAGCGGATCGGTTTATCGTAATGGATCAAGGTCAGATTGTTGTGAACGATATTCCACATTTGGTGTTTGCAGATGAACCATTACTCGAAACGACTGCTCTAAAACGACCGTTTGTAGTTGAACTTCAACAAGAGCTTAGTAAGGCTGGTATTTCTCTTGAACAAGCCTGTCACTCTGAAAAGGAGTTGATTGATCGCCTATGCAGATACAATTTACCGGTGTAGATCATCTATACATGGCTAAAACCCCTTTTCAGCATTTGGCACTGAATCAAGTCAATCTAAAGATTCCTTCAGGTAGCTTTACCGTGATCGTTGGTCCAACCGGTTCAGGAAAATCTACATTGGTGCAGCATGTGAATGGGTTGCTCCATCCAACGGTAGGGGAAGTTCAAGTAGGGGCATACCGATTAACTCCTAAAAAAGATAAACACTCTCTTCGTGCGCTGAGAGAAGCCATCGGTTTTCTATTTCAATATCCGGAGCATCAGTTGTTTGAAGAAACGGTTGAAAAAGAGATCATATTTGGTCCGATGAACTTTGGTGTGTTAAAAGAAGAGGCTAGGAGACGTGCTCAAGAGGTTTTGCCTCAGGTTGGCCTTTCTACTGAATTACTTACCCACTCACCACTAAATCTATCAGGTGGGCAAATGCGCCGTGTTGCCATTGCCTCAATACTAGCACAGCATCCTAAGATCTTAATCTTAGATGAACCAGCAGCGGGGCTTGATCCGGAAGGCAGGCAGCGCATTCTAGATATGCTTTACACGTATCATACGAAGCATAAGCTAACCTCGATACTGGTTACACACCATATGGAAGATGCGCTGCGGTTTGCAGATTATATGGTTGTGATGAATAAGGGATCTGTTTACTTGAGTGGCAAGCCAGATGAAGTTTTCGGGCAAGCCTCTGCAATAGAGTCGATTGGGCTCGAGCTACCAGAGACTATTCGGTTTATGCAGCAATTTAAACGTGCTACAAACCAAGACAATGTTCCTTTTCTAAAAACAAGGAGCGAGGTTGTTGAGCATATAGCTACTTATATGTCTACGAGTAGGGGGCGTTTGGAGTAATGGCTTATTCAATCATTGGTCAATATGTTCCTGCTGAATCCTTTATTCATCGTCTTGATCCGAGATCAAAGATTATTAGTGTCTTCACTTTGGCAATAGTATTATTTTTAGCTGGAACGTTTCCGACCTTGCTGATGATGGCAGGGATTAGTCTAGTCTTAGCTTATCTTACACGTATACCATTCTATTACTACGTAAAAAGTATAAAACCGATTTTCGTTCTTATTACCTTCTTTTTTCTATTTCATTTGGTTTTTACGCGCGAAGGTACAGAGTGGTTTTCGGTAGGAGCGATTGGAATCTACTCAGGTGGAGCGGTTAAAGGGGCATTTGTTGCTTTACGAATTCTGACGTTGTTTATGTTTGCCTCATTTCTAACATTAACAACAAAGGTTACAGATTTGACAGATGGGTTGGAGTGGCTGCTTAAGCCTCTTACTCGGCTAAAGATCCCTGTTCATGAAATGGTTCTGATGATGTCGATTGCCTTGCGTTATATTCCAATTTTAACAGAGGAAACCGAAAAGCTGACAAGAGCACAAGCAGCAAGGGGAGCTGACATTAAATCGGGTCCAATTATATCAAGACTTAAAGCATTAAATCCTCTGCTTCTACCCCTTATCATTCAGTCGTTTAAGCGTGCAGATACGATGGCTCATGCGATGGAAGCACGTGGTTATCAGCTTGGTGGGAAGAGAACATCACTCAGAGAGCTAACGTGGAAACGGCTTGATACGTGGACCCTTGGCTTCACCTTTTGTGCAGCGATTGGGATTATTTTATGGAAGTAAGGAGCAGGACGTATGCAACGAATTGCGTGTAAGATTGAGTATATCGGTACCGCCTTTGCTGGATACCAGGTGCAACCGAACGGACGAACGGTGCAGGAAGAGCTTGAGCGTGCTCTAACGAAGCTTCATCGCGGGACACCAGTCAAGGTAGTCGCATCCGGACGAACGGATGCAGGCGTCCATGCGGTGGGTCAGGTTATTCATTTTGATAGTTCGATGAATATACCAGAAGATCGCTGGCCAAAAGCTCTTAATCCATTGCTTCCAGCAGATCTTCGGATTGCAGAAAGTCAGCATGTCACGCAGTCGTTTCACGCAAGATTTACAACAACAGGTAAACAATACCGTTACAAAGTGGTCACACAGGAAGATGTATTTATGAGAAATCGTGCTACGTATGTACCTGTATCACTTAATCTTGACGCAATGCGCGAGGCAGCCGAGAGTGTTGTCGGCACCTATGACTTTAGCTCGTTTTGTGCTGCAAATACATCTGTTCAGGATAAGGTTCGTACCGTGACAAGGTGTGAGATCATACAAAATGGGCGCGAGCTAGAGTTTATTCTCGAGGGTAATGGTTTTCTGTACAACATGGTTCGAATTGCTGTTGGGACGCTACTTGAGGTTGGGACAGGCAAGAGAAGCCCAGCTGATATGGAAAGAATTATCGCAGCAGAGGATCGAAGTGCGGCAGGGAAAACTGCACCTGCGGACGGCCTTTATTTATGGTCTGTAACCTATGCGGAGCCTTTGTTTCAATAGACTCAAAAATAATGAAACACCCGGCAGAGTTTTTACAAGATGGTATTGACTTTGCCCGCTGAATATTATATGATGTTAAATGGTAATTCTAAAGACCCACTAGCCCCGGGTTACGGAATGGTAAGTAACCAACATACATTCAATGAACAACGAATAAAGAAAAATACGTTCTTAGGAGGGACAATCCATGCGTACAACATATATGGCAAAGCCAGGTCAAGTCGAGCGCAAATGGTATATTATTGATGCAGAAGGACAAACACTTGGTCGTTTGGCTTCTGAAGTAGCATCAATTCTACGTGGTAAAAACAAACCAACTTTCACACCTCACATCGATACAGGTGATTTCGTGATCGTAATCAATGCTTCAAAGATCGAACTTACAGGTAACAAACTAAACGGTAAGATCTACTACCGCCACACAAACCACCCAGGTGGTCTTAAGCAAACAACTGCTAACGACATGCGTAACAACAAGCCAGAGCGTATGATCGAACTAGCTGTTAAAGGAATGCTTCCGAAAAATACTCTTGGCCGTGCTCAAGGTATGAAGCTTCACGTCTATGCAGGTAACGAACACAAACATCAAGCTCAAAAACCAGAAGTTTACACACTTCGCGGTTAATCGATAGGAGGGTATTACATTGGCTCAAGTACAATATTATGGTACAGGTCGCCGCAAGCACTCTACTGCTCGTGTACGCCTTGTTCCCGGTGATGGAAATATCGTAGTAAACGGACGTTCTCTAGATGAGTATTTTGGTCTTGAAACACTAAAGCTTATCGTTAAACAACCACTTAACGAGATCGACGTAGTAGGACAATATGATGTACACGTAAACGTAGACGGCGGTGGATTCACTGGTCAAGCTGGTGCAATTCGTCACGGTATCTCTCGTGCACTTCTTAAAGTTGATCCTGACAACCGTCCAGCTCTTAAATCAGCAGGATTCTTAACTCGTGACGCACGTATGAAAGAGCGTAAAAAATACGGTCTTAAAGCAGCACGTCGCGCACCTCAGTTCTCAAAACGTTAATATACTTGTTATATCAATGTTTACCCTCTTTGCTCTTTGGAGCAGAGAGGGTTTTTTGCTTTTATTTCAACGTACTTTCAACATGGACTTACATACTTTTAACATCATCCCTACATTCCATTTACATATAGTCTCTAAACTTTATAGTGGTTAAAACGATTCACTATAAAAGGAGAGATCACTAAAAGATATGAAATCAACTAAAAAAGGATCCGCGCTCTTTCTACTTTCTGTTTTAACAATGGGATCGTTTGGTCTTGCTGCTGAGGCCAGCGCTCAACTCGCAAAACCTTCAAAACCACAAGGAACATCGGATGAATGGAAAACCGATGCTCCGGAAGAGGAACATGCGTTATCAGCGGTTGATCACGGAGGAAATGCGGCCGATGATCAATTAAAGAATATTGCCGAGACCAACCCTTTTATACATATTCTAGATGGGTTTGATCAGGTATGGTCGATGAACCAGCCAGCCTGGAGAGACGGGACTGCTTTAACGGAACCAGGTGAAAATGGTGAGGTTGTAAGTTACGGGGATGGGCCAACTGTTTATTTTGATGGGTACAAAAATGATGAGACAAAGGTTGTCGCAGATAAGAAAACCTTTGCGAACACTGAAATTAGAGATGAAGCTACGTGGGAAGCGAATATTCGATATGTCGAGCAAGTAACGAATGATCGCACACCAGAAGAAGCGTTGGCAGCATATTATGATGATCAACGAGATAAGATCTACAGCATGATGGACGGTTTTGGTCCGTTAGCTAATATATATGTTGATATTGTTCAACCAAAAACAATCGTGATCCGTTCAGCTGATGAGATGGACAAGCTGTTGGAGGAAGAAACGGCAGAAGATGAATCTCAAGGGATGGGAGCCTGGGAAGGGTCTGAGCTTGAAGATGCAATGGCCTTGATGGACTTAATCCGATTTCAGAGCCCATCCTCATCTAATCCTTCCAAGTATTTTTATTCTTCTCCAAGACCATACAGAATGAATTCTAAAGGTGAGGTCATTGAAACGGTCGACGAGAACGGGTTGCCTGTTTGGACATCAATCGGAAGTGGCGAGAGTGCCGAAGAAGAATTACCTTCTGGTGGTACAAAAGCGACTGGCGAAAGAAATCATGAGCAGTATGAAACGAATGTAAGTGTTATACCGGCACTGGAGTATGTGAAGAGAATAGCCGAGGACGGACGAGGAAAAGATGGAGCCTTTCCTAGTGGACATACGAGTGCAGCCTATCTATCAACATTTGGTTTTGCCTATGCAACACCAGAACGTTATGCGGAATTTTTAACGAGAGCGGCTCAAATGGGAGAGAATCGAATTGTGACTGGAATGCATTCTCCTCTTGATGTCATTGGAGGAAGAATACAATCGACTGCTATGACTGCATATGCCTATAATCTAGATGAAAATCGAGATATTTTAGATAAAGCCTATCAAAATACAGGCGATGTATTCGGTGCATTAGCTGAAGAACAGGATATGAGCTTATATGAATTTGCTCATACCGTTACAGGAGATTATACATTTGAAAATGCATATGATGAAAAGGCATGGGAAGATCATGAAGCCAATAAAGCATTCTACCGTGAGAAGCTAACATACGGGTTACCTCAAACAGGCACAAAAGGATTAGATCCTGTTGTACCTAAAGGGGCAGAAGTTTTGCTTGAAACACGTCAGCCCTATTTAGATGATCAACAACGTAGAGAAGTGTTGTATACAACAGAGATTGATTCTGGCTATCCAGTACTCGATGAATCCTATGGATGGGGACGAATCGATTTGGTGACAGCATCCGATGGTTATGGTGCATTTCTCGGCAACGTGACGGTAGACATGGATGCAGCAAAAGGAAGGTTCCATGCGCAGGATTGGTGGAGAAATAACATCACTGGCGACGGGATGCTCACGAAACAAGGAACCGGAACCCTCACATTAACAGGAGACAACAGCTACGCAGGAGGAACACTGCTGCAAGGAGGAACACTCGAAGCTACATCTGAAACAGCTTTTGGTACGGGCGACCTTTATGTTGAGGATGGTACGGTTTTAGTGAATGGAGAGAAGCCTCTACATGTAACGGGCAACGTAACGATGGAAGCTGGAAACTTAGAAATCGTAATGAACAATGACAAAACGTCACTTACTGTAGATGAAGTGTTATACCTTGATGGTGGAGATCTAAAACTCGACCTATCTAATTATGAAGCAGGCCAGGATACTAAGGTCACATTAATGACTGCAGATAAAGTGGAAGGTACCTTTGATCAAGTGATGGCACCTGGATATAGCGTGACTGTAACGTATGAAGAAGATCGAGTGATTGCTCATCTAGTAGCAGACGATAGTAACAAACTACCGGATACGGCTACGTTCATTCCAACGTTCCTGTTAGTAGGAGTATTGATGACATTAAGCGGTGGAGTTTTACTTTTTACAAGAAGAAGAACAGCTTAATGGTTTAACTTAAAGCATCGGTCTTGTGCCGGTGCTTTTTTCTAATATGATTCTTGTTATAATAATGTGAAAAGAAGTGAGGAGTTGTTCTAAATGGAAGCAAAAGCCATTCTATCTCAGATTAATCACACGACAAAGCTTGGCGAGCTACGAAAGATGGCCAAGGACATAAAAAAAGACCATGAATTAGCGTTGGAGCTGTGGGCATCTGGAGAAATTTCAGCCAGACTGTTAGCTATTTTAATTATGGACAAAAAGCTCCTTTCACAGGACGTGCTTAATCAGCTTGATCTGGATATGCAGACTCATCCAATAGATGAACGAAATCAGTTAGTGGATTGGTTAATGGCGAATCAGCTTTCAAAAGATAAGAAAACGATCGCATTGATGGAATCGTGGGAGCACAGTCCTTCCGCTCTTCAAAGGAGGATCTTCTGGTATTATCAGGCTCGTTTAAGATGGATGGGTAAGACGCCGCCGGATAATACGGAATACCTACTTTCTGCCATTGAAACGAATATGGCAGAGGAAGAGCCGGAAGTGCAATGGGCGATGAATTTCACTGCAGGTTGGATCGGCATCTATGATGAATCGTACCGAGAGCGGTGTATAAGAATTGGCGAACGAACGGGTCTTTATAAAGGTGAAATGGTTTCAAAAGGATGTACGCCTAATTATTTGCCGGAGTTTATATCAATAGAAGTGGACAAACGAATGAATAAATGACGTGCACGAAAAACCTCTTTGCATGTTAGAGCAGGGAGGATTTTTTGAATGTCATAAAAAAACTTTCTAAAGAAATGAACGATTCCTCCAAGCTATTCGTATTACAACTAGACTATGATCGTATGGAGTAGATCTCATGGATGAAAAGGACTTGATCCAAAAGGCGAAAAAGGGAGATTCATTAGCACTTTCAACCTTGTTGCAGCAAAACTATTCGTTTCTTTTAAAGTATTTAATAAAGGTCACCCTTCATCCACAAATGGCCGAGGATTTAACACAGGAAACAATGATGAAGAGTGTGGAGAAGATTCACCTCTATAACGGTGACTCGAAGTTCTCTTCCTGGCTCATCACCATCGCATCAAACCTTTTTATTGATCTCAAACGAAGGAAAAAGCGTGAGAGACAATGGCTTGAGCAGGAGCAGGCGCTCAGGCAGATGAAATGGAATGTAGCGAACCGAAATGACGAGTGGGAGGATGTTCTTGATGTTCTTGCCGAGCTTAGCGTAGAGATCCGTATGCCGATTGTGCTAAAGCATTATTATGGGTATTCCTATGAAGAGATTGGGAAGATGATGGGTATTGCCGAGGGAACGGTAAAATCGAGAGTGTCAAATGGGTTAAAGCGTGTGCGAAAGGAGTTGGATCGTCTTGAAGGAGTATGATGGCCAGAATGAAGAGGCTAAGACAGCAAAGCAAATAAGTGATGGCCTAGAAAAAATAGATCAGTGGCAAACCATTTCCACACCAAATCTTCAGTGGTTTCAGCAACAAGTAGAACTCGAGAAGAAAAAAGTACAGAAGAAGCGATGGAAAGAGCTGCTCGTCTTTATCTTTGTTTCGATTTTTATCCTGTCTATAGGGATGGCCATTGTGTATCGTGAACCGATCGTCTTTCTGTATGTGCAGCTGATTGGATTGATTCTCTTACCGATTGCTCTGTATAAGCCAAGAAGGAAGGTTCGTCACGAATGAATACAAATGAATTAAGTAGCATCCCACCATGGTTAGCCATTCTTATCGCACTCACTCTTATCTGCCAAGGATCCTGGATGTTTTGGGATGCAAGGAAGAGAGGTCACAATGCATGGTTATGGGGATTTTTAGGCCTGATTCAATTTCCGACGTATCTTGTGATTTATCTTATTTTTGTACGGAAGCTATTTAAAAGACATAGGCTGGGAAATAAATAATAGACAGCCAGAAAAAAGCGGATGATTCGATCAATGAATCATTCGCTTTTTGTTTTTTATCAAAACGAGCGGAAGGGGAACCTGAGACTCCTATGGAAAAAGTACGTGGTGAAGACCCTGTAGCGGCGGTTTTCCGCGGAAGGGGCTGAGGCCGTACCCATGGAAAGCGAGGGATTCCCTGGGAGCGGATCGATTACTGTGTTGAATTTTTATTAAATGATATGTGATTTACTTTTTTGTTTCATCCTCTTTTTTGTTGCTTGTGAACGATCCTCCTGACCTATTCGTATTAAAGGTAACAAAACAAGATGGAGGGATGACATGAATGAGCTATTGAATGGAGTACCATGGGGAGCGATTGTACCAATCATCGCCTTACAATTTGTGTTGATGATCATTGCACTCGTGTCATGTAGTAAAGAAGAGAACACAAACGGACCCAAATGGATATGGATTTTAGTTATTATTTTCGTTAACCTGCTCGGTCCTGTCCTTTATTTTGTGATGGGGAGGAGATCAGAGTAATGGAATTAATGAGGATAAGAGATCTGACAAAAAGCTTTGGACGTATGGATGCGGTGAAAGGGATTGATTTTAAGCTTGAAGAAGGCAAATGTGTCTCCCTACTTGGTCCAAACGGGGCAGGGAAAACAACAACGTTAAAAATGTTATCAGGACTGCTCGCACCAACAGCAGGCAGTATTACATTTAAAGGAGAACGGGTCTCTGATGTGAGACCGTTTATTGGCTACTTACCTCAATACCCTACGTTTTTCCCGTGGATGACTGGGAAGGAGTTTCTAGTATTTGCAGGTCAGTTAGCTAAGTTAAACCGAAAAGAAGCAGAAAAGAGAAGTGCTGAGTTACTTGAACGAGTTGGACTCACTCATGCGATGAAACGAAGAATTGGAGGATATTCGGGAGGAATGAAGCAGCGACTTGGCTTAGCGCAGGCACTGATCCATCGTCCAAGCTTACTCATCTTAGATGAACCTGTTTCAGCTCTTGATCCACTCGGAAGGCGTGAGGTGTTAGACATGATGAGAGAGATTAAGAAGGAGACAACCATCCTCTTCTCTACTCATGTTCTTCATGATGCAGAAGAAATTAGCGATCATATTTTAATTATGCATGATGGAGACATTGCGATATCAGGAGAATTACGTGAGGTTATGAATTCGCACCGGCAGCCAATGATCGAGATTGAATTTGAATCTCAAGAATCAGAGTGGCTGACACGTATTGGAGAATATAGCTTTGTGTCTGAGGTGAATAGCCAGGGAAACACAGCGAACATTCTCTTGAACGACCTAATAAAAGGAAAGCAGATCTTACTCAAAGACATTGTGGAGCAAAATCTTCCAGTTCTTAAATTCGAATTAGCTCACACGACACTCGAGGATCTGTTTATGAAAGTGGTGAAGGCATGAGGCAATGGATCGTTCTTTACCAAAAAGAGATGCTTGAGATGGTACGCAATTATAAGATGGTATGGATCCCCATTGTCTTTATCTTACTGGGTGTGATGCAGCCAATCAGCTCCTATTTCATGCCTGAGCTGTTAGATACCTTTGGGGGACTGCCGGAGGGAACGGTTCTTGAGATGCCGACTCCCACTAGTGCAGAAGTATTTATCCAAGTGGTATCAAACTATGGCCTTCTCGGTGTTCTCATTCTGGTCTTAAGTGCGATGGGTGTGGTTTCTGCTGAGAAACAGTCGGGGGTTGCAGCCATTGTTATGATCAAACCCGTTTCCTATACATCTTATATCTTGTCCAAGTGGGCAGGGCTTGTGACGATCACGTTGGTTTCGTTATTCATTGGATCGATTGCTTCTTGGTATTATACAAATCTCCTGATTGAAACCATTCCTTTTAATCAAATGGCACAAAGTGTACTTATCTATAGTTTATGGCTTATCTTTGTTGTGACCATTACACTCTTTTTTAGTACAATCATGAAAGGGAACGGAAGTGTTGCGTTTTTAACCGTTATTGTTGTCTTTGCTCTGTCAGCACTCACTTCGTTTATGGGGGAAAAGATGAGCTGGAGTCCTGCTGCAATGACTGAGCACACAGCGCAGATTTTGATAGGGGCGGAGCTAGGACCCTCTTTCATACCAGCATTTATTATGACGCTACTTGTTATGACACTCATTCTATTCTTATCCATTCAACTCCTTAAGAAGAAAGAGCTATTACAATAAAAGCACTTCGCGATTTAGCTTTTACCCAATGGATGGGTAGGAGCTTTTTTATTTGCAGATTGGCATAAGCCTTTATACATTTTGGAAAAGTAGTAAGGAGTCTAGAAGCCTTACCAAAGCAGCTTTAGAAAAATGTCACTAAAATGACCGTTGCAACGGTCATAAAACAAGGAAGCGTTTTCTTTCGAGTCCATTATGATGAATACAAGGGAGGCGTGACTGTGAGTACAAAAGATAACCGCGAACAAGATCTGATCTTGTTCTTGTCTAAAAGCCAGGGTTACGTAACCTCAGAGGAGCTAGTAAAAGCACTCGATGTTTCTCAAAAAACTGTGTACCGGTTAATTAAGAAAATTAATGATGAATATCGGGATCACCCTTTAATTCTTTCAGAGAGAGGGAGAGGATATACACTCGATTATGAGACATTCATCAGTTATAAGAAAAGCAAGACAAGCGATAAAGGCAGCCAGATTACTCCCAGTGAGCGCCGCAGTCGTGTAATGGAGGAGTTGTTGCTTTCATCTCCTAAACCGATTCCAATCTATGATTTGTTTAGTGATTATTATATTGGAGATTCTGTCATTTCAAATGACGAACAGGTGATGAGTGAGGAGCTTAAAGCTTTTAACGTAACGCTTGAACGAAAAGACCGGAAGCTCGCCGTACTGGGTGAGGAAGCGGATATTCGAAAAGCGATTAAACAGACAAATCCAATCTTCCATACGATTGACCTTGACGATCTGAAGAGTAATGAAGAACTTCACTTTAACAAATACGATGTGCTGTTTATCTTAGGTCAGCTAAGAACGATTGAAAAGGAATTGGATATTACCATCCCTTATCCGTATAACGTAAACATTTTCTCCCATGTGTACATTCTCTTAAGTCGTTCTAGAAAGGCACCTGCACTATTTTTCAGTGATAAGGTTTCTGATATTGAAAAGGAGAATATGAGAGGAGATGCCATTCTTTATCCGGTAGCAAGAGACGTTGTTCATAACATCGAGATTTACTTGAACAGCTCATTGCCAGAGATTGAGATCTACTTTTTGTATCAATATCTTGTTTCCTCAAGGATGCAGGGCTCCCTTGCCATTACCTCAACCTTTTCACCAAATGTGGTAGAGGTTACGCAAGCGTATGTTGATGGAATGAGCGAATACCTTGGAATTGACATTGAAAGCCAATCCATCTTTATCGACTTAGCAAATCACATCAAACCGATGCTGAACCGATTGGATTACAAAATCCGAGTAAAAAACGGTTTGTTAAAGCAAATTAAAGTGACGTATGAAGACGTGTTTAAAGGCGTGACAGATGTCTCAGCATTCGTTAGCAGACGGTTTGGATTACCTGAGATTAACGAAGATGAGAATGCATTTATTACCCTTTACTTTGCAAAAGTGATTGTCACGGGGCAGCATCAACGACCCATTAAAACGCTGATTATGTGTACAACTGGTATCGGAACCTCAGAATTGTTAAAAGCAAAGGTGGCTCGTACGTTTCCAGAGCTCGACATTGTTGGACTTGTGGGCTCTCACGATATGCAATTAGTGAAGGAAACGTATCCCGATGCGGAATTAATTCTGAGTACCATTCGAATCAAAGAGGATGTGCAGATTCACCAGCTACTTGTTAGTGCGATGTTTACGTTTGATGATCAGAAGCGACTTCAAAGTAAGATTGAGGCGATCTATCATGAGTCGTAATCTTACCATTCGCACATATGTCGATTGTACGTTGAATAGTCGTGGCGAGGTATTTAGCTTTATTGCTGATCTTGTAAGTGAGACATCCAATGGTGTCAAACAGGTTATTAAGCAGTTAGAACAAAGAGAAGAGCTCGGTAGCACGATGATTGCTGAACATGTTTTGCTTCCACACATTGAAAGTCCTTACGTGAGGAAGAGTGAAATCATCTTCATCCGCTTAGCCGAGCCGATACAGAATTGGGACGAGACAACAAAAGACATTCAGTTACTGATTGTCATCTCCCTTGCAGAAAATGAAAGCGTTCAATTAAAAAAAGACATCGCTGGGTTCACTCGGACCTTGGCCGATGAGGAGTTTGTTCAACAACT comes from the Alkalihalobacillus sp. FSL W8-0930 genome and includes:
- a CDS encoding PTS sugar transporter subunit IIA → MSRNLTIRTYVDCTLNSRGEVFSFIADLVSETSNGVKQVIKQLEQREELGSTMIAEHVLLPHIESPYVRKSEIIFIRLAEPIQNWDETTKDIQLLIVISLAENESVQLKKDIAGFTRTLADEEFVQQLITMSEQDILKTVNQN
- a CDS encoding PRD domain-containing protein; its protein translation is MSTKDNREQDLILFLSKSQGYVTSEELVKALDVSQKTVYRLIKKINDEYRDHPLILSERGRGYTLDYETFISYKKSKTSDKGSQITPSERRSRVMEELLLSSPKPIPIYDLFSDYYIGDSVISNDEQVMSEELKAFNVTLERKDRKLAVLGEEADIRKAIKQTNPIFHTIDLDDLKSNEELHFNKYDVLFILGQLRTIEKELDITIPYPYNVNIFSHVYILLSRSRKAPALFFSDKVSDIEKENMRGDAILYPVARDVVHNIEIYLNSSLPEIEIYFLYQYLVSSRMQGSLAITSTFSPNVVEVTQAYVDGMSEYLGIDIESQSIFIDLANHIKPMLNRLDYKIRVKNGLLKQIKVTYEDVFKGVTDVSAFVSRRFGLPEINEDENAFITLYFAKVIVTGQHQRPIKTLIMCTTGIGTSELLKAKVARTFPELDIVGLVGSHDMQLVKETYPDAELILSTIRIKEDVQIHQLLVSAMFTFDDQKRLQSKIEAIYHES